The Paenibacillus sp. BIC5C1 DNA segment CAATTTCATGTGCCATAAAATTCAGAGTAGACGCCAGTTCACCTAATTCATGTTTGTAGTTGCCCTTAACTCTGACATCCAGACGTCCTCGTGCCATCTGAGCGGACACTGCCGTAATATTGTTAATAGGACGTACAATGGAATTGGCCATACCAATACTAATGATCAAGACAATTGCCAGTACACCAACACCTACAGCAACCGCAAGCATCCCCATGAACAATAACTTGGAATTCACATTTTCGAGCGATGTTAGGTATCGAATAACATACGTATTTTCGCCACCTAAATCAAACTTGTGGGAAACAGCCATGACCTGCTCTCCTGTGCCTGGTTGTCTTCCTACCCAACGTCCCATACTGCCATTTAACGCCTGTTGGATATCACTCGTTTGCAGCACGGCACGGTCTGATTCAAAAGCAGTTGAACTCGCTAACACATGACCGTTCAGATCCAGAATTTCAAGTTCTGTATTAGATAATTCCAAATTAACAAGTAGTCTGGACAGATTATTCCCATCTTCCGAATTACTCTCACGAGCTAGAGGCTCAAAAAAATCCTTCGAATTGGAGATATGGGTACTGATTGTATTGTAGATGCTCTCATAATAATATCGTTGCACCGCCAGCATAAATACGAATTCCACCAACAGCAGAGCCAGAAAAACTACAATGAAGTAATGTAATACAATCTGCCGTGTGATGCCTTTTTTGATCATTGATCCCGGCCCTTCCATTTGTAACCGTGACCCCATACAGTCTGCAGGTATTCAGGTTCGGAAGGATTGTTCTCAATTTTCTGGCGTAAGCGGCGAATGTTTACGTCCACGATTTTGGGATCACCCATATACTCTTTGCCCCATACGTGATCCAGCAGCACATCTCGACTAAGCGGTGTATTCTCTTTTTCCAGGAAAAATTGAATCAAGGAAAATTCGGTTGGTGTTAACTCAATTAATTCATTTTGTTTCTTGAATTGCTTGGAGATTAGATCCAGCGAGAACGGCCCTGATTGGAACGTTACCTTTGCAGCTGTCTCCCGGTGAACATTGACCCGGCGAAGCAAAGACTGAATACGTGCAATCAGCTCGGTTGGACTGAACGGCTTACTTACATGATCGTCTGCTCCAACAGATAGCGCATATACTTTGTCCTGCTCCTGCACTTTGGCGGTCAGAAAAATAATACCTAGACGTTCATTCGTTTCACGAATACGACGACACACTTCAAATCCATCAATACCAGGAACCATAACATCCAGCAAAGCCAAGTCAATATCTGGTACGGATTGCAGAATGCGAAGCGCTTCATGTCCATCCCCCGCTTCAAGCACTTCGAACCCGTTTCTCTTCAAATTGATAACAATAAAACTGCGGATGGATTCTTCATCCTCAAGAATAAGTACTTTACTCATTAAGTTCTTCCTTTCTATTCAGTTGCGGTATATTGTCAAGCAAT contains these protein-coding regions:
- a CDS encoding response regulator transcription factor is translated as MSKVLILEDEESIRSFIVINLKRNGFEVLEAGDGHEALRILQSVPDIDLALLDVMVPGIDGFEVCRRIRETNERLGIIFLTAKVQEQDKVYALSVGADDHVSKPFSPTELIARIQSLLRRVNVHRETAAKVTFQSGPFSLDLISKQFKKQNELIELTPTEFSLIQFFLEKENTPLSRDVLLDHVWGKEYMGDPKIVDVNIRRLRQKIENNPSEPEYLQTVWGHGYKWKGRDQ